The DNA window GAGTTCGACACCCAATCGGTCGATCCGATGTTTCTGGAGCCGGAATCCGGCCTCGCCTGGTACAACAAGAGCGACGGAAAACTGGAACTGGTGATCGGCGTGCAGTCACCCTATGAGGCGGCGGAGTCGATCGCGTTTCTGTTGGGCAAGGCCCGCGCGCCGTTCAGGCCGGCGCATATCAAGGGCCATTTCGCCTATTGCGGCGGCGGCTTCGGCGGACGCGACCACACCTCGTTCATTTTTTACACCGCGCTGGCGGCGATGTTCTTTCCCGGCCGCCCGGTGCGCCTGGCGCATGACCGCTATCAGCAGTTTCAGGGCGGCATCAAGCGCCACCCGATCAATATGCGCAGCCGGATCGGCGTCGATCGCGCCACCGGCAAGATCACCGCTTTCGCAGCCGATCATGTGCTGGATGGCGGCGGCCTGAAGAATTTTTCCGCCAACGTCGCGGTCGTGGCCGCGACCGCGGCAATCGGCATCTATGACATTCCCAAGGTCGATGTCACCTCGGTGGCACTGCATACCCGCGGCGTCACCGCGGGCTCGATGCGCGGCTACGGCACGCTGCAAACCTTGACGGCACTGGAAGTGCTCATCGACGAAGCCGCATCCGCGCTGCCGCTTGACCCGATCGAGTTCAGGCGGCGCAACGCGCTGAAACAGAACGGCCGGACCATGGTGGGAAATCCGTACAGCGTCTCGGTCCGCACCACCGAGATCCTGGACAAGCTCGAAAAGCATCCGATCTGGACGCAGCGCGCCGGGGAGAAGGCGCGCGTACAAACAAAGGATACGCTGGTCGGCACCGGCGTCGCCTGCGTCACCAAGGATTACGGCACCGGCGGGGATAGTTCGAACGGGCGCGTGGAAATCAGCCCCGAGGGGCGGATTTCGATCTATTGCGACCATGTCGAGATGGGCAACGGCATCGGCACTGCGCTGGCCAACCGGGTGGCGCTCCATCTCGGTGGCGTCGCCGACGAGATCGCGGTGGCGCAGGTCGGCGCCTTCGATGCACTCGCGCTGGTCACATCCGGCGATCAATACACCATGGACCAGAAGACGCAGGACGCCGCCGAGAAGAATCCGCATTGGGTGCCGGCGATCTCTTCCCCTACCAGCGCCTCGATCGGCGCCCATGTCGGAACCCATGCGTCGGCCGAGGCCGCGCGCATCATCTTCCGTTTCGGCCTGTGGCCGGCGGCGCTGGAACTGTGGCACATCGCGCCGCACGATCGGCGTGCCAAAGATTGGGCCAAAGCGAGCTGGCAGGATGGACAACTTACCATGCCGGGCCAGACGCCGCTTTCGTTGCCGGCGCTGGCCGCAACCGCGCATGCGCGTCATTTCGTGACCGGCGCGGTCACCCACAGCTTTTCCCGCTGGGCCTGGTCGCGCGCGCGCTTTCCGATTGGCGGCGAACAATTCACCGCCGAGATCGATGCGCTGGCCTTGCGCAAGGGCGGCGGCAAATTCGCTGCCATCAAGCGAACCGGCGTCAAATTCCCGCCGACCCACAATAACCAGAGCGGAAACACCTACACCTCGATGTGCGGCACCTTGGTCCGGGTCGAGATCGAGCGCGCCAGCGGCGCGTTGCGCATCGCCAAGGCCTACAGCGTGTTGGAATGCGGCCAGGCGCTGGTGCCTGAGGTGGTGCTAGGCCAAGCGCAGGGCGGTTTCGCGATGGGCGTCGGTTATGCGCTGTTGGAAATGCTGCCACCCTACGAAGGCGGCCCCGGCAATGGACAATGGAATCTCGGCCAGTATCTGGTCGCGCGCGGATCCGACCTGCCGCTGCGCGACCTCGAAATCGAGATGCTGCCGCCGCTGACCCCGGACGAACCGCCGAAGGGCATGGCGGAAGTCGTGATGATCCCGGTGGTTCCGGCGCTTCTGAACGCCATCTTCGACGCCACCGGGCGCCGCTTCCAATCCCTGCCGGTGACGTCAAGCATGCTCAAGGGAGCACTCGCGTGACCACAGTGAACATCATGATCAACGGTCACGCGCACGGCCCGACGGATGTGCGGGACGATCTGACCATGAACGATTACCTGCGCGAATACCTCGGGATGACCGGCACCAAGTTCGGCTGCGGGGCCGCGCAATGCCTGAGCTGCGCGATCATTATCGATAACCCCGACGGAACGAGCTCCACCAGCCCGACCTGTATCGTTCCGGCGGTAAGCTTTGACGGAAAAGCGATCCGCACGGTCGAAGGCCACGCCAAGGACGGCGAACTGTCGGATTTGCAGAAGGCTTTCATCGAACATTTCGCTTTCCAGTGCGGTTACTGCACCGCCGGATTCCTCAATGAGGGGCAGGTTCTGCTGGAACAGCTGACGAAGACGCCGGTAGCGCGCGACGACCTTGAGAAAACCATTGCGGATGCGCTCGACAGCCACCTGTGCCGCTGCACCGGCTACATCAAATACCACGAGGCGGTGCGCGACGTGATCCTCGCGGATTCGAAGCGCTACCTGGTGGAAAACAAGGAGTTGAACTTAAGGGCAACGCGAAAATGAAATCCGAGATGCGGTTTCAGGTGCTGGTCTCGGCCGCGTCGCTGACGATGAGCCTGCTTACGGGTTACGCTTTTTCCGAGACCGCGCCGAACACGCTCGCCAGCCCGGAGAGCTTCGCTGCGATCAGCGACGTCGACAAACGGTCGGCTGCAATATTCACCGAGCTTGGCAAGGTCCTCACCAATCCGCGCTGCGTGAACTGCCATCCGGCCGGCGACCGCCCCCATCAGGGCAACCAGAGCCGGCTGCATCAGCCCCCTGTCACGCGCGGTCCAGACGGTCATGGCGTCGGGAACATGCATTGTTCGGTTTGCCATCAGGCGGCGAACTTCGAACCGGGCCGCGTGCCGGGCCATCCGGAATGGCATCTCGCGCCGCGTGAGATGGCATGGGAAGGCAAGACGCTGAGCGAGATCTGCGCCCAGCTCAAGGATCCCGCGCGCAACGGCGGCCGGAAGGTCGAAGATCTCGTCCATCACATCGGCGAGGACACGCTGGTCGGCTGGGCCTGGGCGCCCGGCTTCGGCCGCTCTCCTGCGCCCGGCACGCAGAAAGAAGCGGGCGCGCTGGTCGAGGCGTGGGTGAAAACCGGCGCAGCGTGCCCGGCTCCGTAAAAGGCTTGTCCGGCACTAGAAAATTAGCGGATCGCTACGCCACACGTCGCTGACGATATTTTCGCTGTTTGGCCATTCCCGGCGCACGAGCGCGTCGCGTCGCGTTTCGCAATCCGAGGCGCAAGCCTGCGAACAATCGCCGTCGGGCTTCCAGCGGTTGATCGAGTCAGCAGGATTCCCGAGCTTCGGAAACGATTTCACCGGAATGGTGGGCGCGACAGGGATCGAACCTGTGACCCCTACCATGTCAAGGTAGTGCTCTCCCGCTGAGCTACGCGCCCTAAAACCAGTCGTGTCGGGTGGGGTCCGTATATCGGCTCCAAGGCGGGCAGGCAAGGACGCTCACCGGCATCTTGGGGTTATCTGGGGGCCGAATCAGGCCGCCAGCATCTTG is part of the Bradyrhizobium canariense genome and encodes:
- a CDS encoding (2Fe-2S)-binding protein, which codes for MINGHAHGPTDVRDDLTMNDYLREYLGMTGTKFGCGAAQCLSCAIIIDNPDGTSSTSPTCIVPAVSFDGKAIRTVEGHAKDGELSDLQKAFIEHFAFQCGYCTAGFLNEGQVLLEQLTKTPVARDDLEKTIADALDSHLCRCTGYIKYHEAVRDVILADSKRYLVENKELNLRATRK
- a CDS encoding xanthine dehydrogenase family protein molybdopterin-binding subunit; translation: MRPSRREFVKWITASGISLSLSRLAAATETGFDAHETLPGRQNWNPAAKGLGRIDGVAKVTGSKLYASDYRAADMPGWPKATSHALLVRAPDATHVYIGMDPARLSGALKPSVIVTAADLEKIGTRVPEFYTGDLFCPVGKTPIYMGQPVALLIFEKFDAFDQARLALRDGTFVKFGEETGPVSLPDYGTFRFTRVAGATPDAPDVYSPIQAGWVSPKRFQDTTLPVWSPLARETQPAYGKAAALGDQIRAELAADNPALLVLDREFDTQSVDPMFLEPESGLAWYNKSDGKLELVIGVQSPYEAAESIAFLLGKARAPFRPAHIKGHFAYCGGGFGGRDHTSFIFYTALAAMFFPGRPVRLAHDRYQQFQGGIKRHPINMRSRIGVDRATGKITAFAADHVLDGGGLKNFSANVAVVAATAAIGIYDIPKVDVTSVALHTRGVTAGSMRGYGTLQTLTALEVLIDEAASALPLDPIEFRRRNALKQNGRTMVGNPYSVSVRTTEILDKLEKHPIWTQRAGEKARVQTKDTLVGTGVACVTKDYGTGGDSSNGRVEISPEGRISIYCDHVEMGNGIGTALANRVALHLGGVADEIAVAQVGAFDALALVTSGDQYTMDQKTQDAAEKNPHWVPAISSPTSASIGAHVGTHASAEAARIIFRFGLWPAALELWHIAPHDRRAKDWAKASWQDGQLTMPGQTPLSLPALAATAHARHFVTGAVTHSFSRWAWSRARFPIGGEQFTAEIDALALRKGGGKFAAIKRTGVKFPPTHNNQSGNTYTSMCGTLVRVEIERASGALRIAKAYSVLECGQALVPEVVLGQAQGGFAMGVGYALLEMLPPYEGGPGNGQWNLGQYLVARGSDLPLRDLEIEMLPPLTPDEPPKGMAEVVMIPVVPALLNAIFDATGRRFQSLPVTSSMLKGALA
- a CDS encoding Isoquinoline 1-oxidoreductase subunit; its protein translation is MKSEMRFQVLVSAASLTMSLLTGYAFSETAPNTLASPESFAAISDVDKRSAAIFTELGKVLTNPRCVNCHPAGDRPHQGNQSRLHQPPVTRGPDGHGVGNMHCSVCHQAANFEPGRVPGHPEWHLAPREMAWEGKTLSEICAQLKDPARNGGRKVEDLVHHIGEDTLVGWAWAPGFGRSPAPGTQKEAGALVEAWVKTGAACPAP